TtaccaaaataaatgaatgaatgtgaatcaCTTGCAGCACATCCTGTTACTTTGGGAAATGTGAACAAGGTTGTTGAAAAGTCAAAGCATCCCCTGATCCATGTTAGTGTTGGTAAAGTGACGCTGAAGGCTTTACATGATGGGAGAGGTTGACCAAGAAGCCCTCATATTGATTTTGTTAGTTTATTATCAACTTATTATATATGCCTCCAAATACAGGATACACACCAGGAACtattttttatgatgatgatgatgagcaaaTAAGCGAACATTTCCAGATGTCAGTGCTCACTTGCCAAGAGAGATACGTTTGACCAATTTATGACAGACGTGCCTAAAACTGACCTGATATTCCCATTCAGGTAGTGGCCAGAAAGTTCACAGCATAGTGACTCATGAAACAAGGAACAAAGGAATTAACTTTATAATTCAGAACTGAAATGTGCATAAACTGATGTCTCATGTTTAAGCTTTGTTTGACCATGTGTAATGTTGATGCAGCAGCAATAGAGACTTTACCAACAGGAACTGTTTATAGTCATACATTTCATCTGAAAAAGATGCCATGAGTTTCAGCTATTTCATTATATAATGaagcaaaaataatgaaataagtGCAGGTCTATCAGTGAAGTGGCCGTAGGTCCCAATCAGACAGAACTGAAGTTGAAAGGCCAATTCTGGCTGTGACCCCGACAGGCTGAGTGAATGTACAGTTTGTGATTGCAAGATGGAGACCACGttcacattttgttcattttgaatgctgaacattttatttccacttcctgtcacttaTCCTCTCACATGCATGGAATTGTTTGTTGCACAGGTTGATCAATACTATCACCTTGTAGCAGTTTCCTGATAGACATGAACTGATTTGGACATCTGACagcctgttgaaaatgttcagtCCTCACTGGAGGACTACAGACAAAACCTCTTGTTGCTTGTGGTTCTTAATGAGCTTTTatattctttgttttgtcaaacaACACATCTGGCGTCATAATTTTTACACATCTGGTCTTTTAGTTTGTTGTttggaaaacaaatatttacctCTGACACCATCCACTGGTGACAACACAACATAGCAGCATTTCCTCCAAATAATTTCACCGCTGACAGacagaagtgaaagtgaaggtAGATTTTGACATTGCTGAACAGAGCTGAGACGCCATTACAGGGTGTGACGTCTCTGCTGGAATACACACGATTGGAGTATTTGCCGCAATCAAGggacaaaaacaggaatttgGTGAGTCCTGCTATTGGAAACTAACTTAATTAACAAATGGCTGAGAAAACTGCTCTTGTTGAAAGTTTCCTGAGTTGCCATGTGTGTTCAGAGACGTTCACTGATCCTGTGTCTCTGAGCTGCAACCACAGCTTCTGTTCAAGCTGCCTTCAAAAATTCTGGGAACAAGCTGGAAACACAAACTGTCCCATTTGTAAAAGAAAGTCCTCAAAGGAACATCCAGATGTGAACTTTATACTGAAGGAACTGGCTGATGTCTTTGCTGGAAGACAGAAAGCTGAATCatctgagacagaaaaaggagagaagaaggtggaggtgatgTGTAGTAAACACCAAGAAGAGCCTAAATTGTTCTGTGAGGACGAGCAGAGAgctgtgtgtcctgtctgtgAGTTTTCTCTGCACCAGAGTCACAAGGTGGTTCCTGTAGAACAAGCAGTCAGTGACCTGAAGGACCAGCTGAAATCTGACTTAAAGTCTCTGCAGGACAAGAGGGACAAATACAAACAAGTGGAGAAAACATACAATGAAGTGATTCAACACTCAAAGAAGCAGCTGTTGTCCACAGAGAAGCAGATCAGAGCAGAGTTCAACAAGCTCCACCAGTtcctgagagaggaagaggagtccaGACTGGCAgctctgagggaggaagaggagcagaaggagtggactgtgagcagagagatgaagaagattCAGCAGCAGATCTGCTCTCTGTCAGACAGTATCTGTGCTGTTGAAGAagacctgcagaaacacaacgTGCCATTCCTCAGCAGTTATAAAGCCACTCAGACCAGAGCCAGAGTCCAGTGCTCCCTGTCAGAtccacagctgctctcaggAGCTCTGATAGATGTGGCCAAACACCTGGGCAACCTGTCCTTCACAGTCTGGGAGAAGATGAAGGACAAGGTCCACTTCAGTCCTGTCATTCTGGACCCAAACACTGGAAGCCCCTGGCTCTATCTGTCTGATGATCTGACCAGTGTGAGACgtggagacacagagcagcagcttcctgataATCCAGAGAGATACACTAATCACTCCAGTGTTCTGGGCTCTGAGGGCTTCAGCTCagggaaacacagctgggaggtggaggtgggagaCCATCCTGGCTGGAATGTGGGTTTGGCTAAAGAGTCAGTTGACAGGAAAGGGGAGGTGTATGCTTTGCCGAAATATGGAATCTGGTGTTTCTTGCATCGCAGTGGAAAATACATTAATGGTCTTTGTGAGACtgtcagagtgaagaagagtctccagaggatcagagtccAGCTGGACTATGACAGAGGGGAGGTGTCCTTCAACGACCCTGAAGACATGACTCACATCtacactcacagagacactttCACTGAGAAACTCTTCCCATATTTCAGTATTGGTGCAGCTGGTGATGCTAAAACTGCTGACATCAAAATCTGTCAAACTGATGTTTCTGTGATGATCAGGGATTAAACTTTTAACTTCTGCCTTCAAATATTTTTGTGTCGTGATGTTTGAGGTTTATTGAACTCTAAACTCATCATCACACTCTggatctgtttgtcttttctcattttattttacacctGAAGCAGATTTGATTTGGTGTTGAGGGTCATGGAAATGTTTTGCTCACTGTTTCTGTGGTCTGAAATCAATAATCCAAAGTGGTTTTCGTGCtcatgactgaaaacatttacACTGTATTGTTTTGAATTTAAAAGTTAATGGTCACATTTGATGGACAATGAAAACTCCTCCGACCTCAAAGTCTGTCTGGATCACTTTagaaaaatctgattaaaccagattaaaaatatatcaaccaaacactgaaactgtgttttatCATCTGATCTTAAACTTTCATGCAGGAACAAATCTAATATAATTATTGGATTATAGCTGATTAACCTGGTTAACAGCATGTTGTGTTGAAGCAGACCACAATACAACATGAACTGTGTCCCCTAatctgtttccagctgtgtgaTTCTGTCACTTTTATCATCATCAGACACCAGTTTTCATTGTCTGGATCTTCTGATCAGTTATAAACTGGATTGTTGTTTCTTCGTTTGTTCTTCAGCAGAATTTATTTGTAGTCAAGAAGTGAGTCTGCTGTCTGAAATGAATGATGCaaacttgttttcattttctgtaaaaacataaaatcattaACTTCATCTGAAATTAATTTTTGGAACATCTTTAAccacaaagtgtttttttcatattttcttttgtcaaaATGTGTTCATGGTGGGAACTCGTACTTCtacttgtttgtgttgttttgtaaatACTCTGACTGCACTGAAACTGCTTCATTAGCTTTTAGACGTAGATTTAGTGTGCAGGTTTAATCAGCTCTTAGAATAAAGTTGAATCCAGAAGAGAATGTGGCGACAAAATgctgaaactgttttatttgagtCTGATTTTGACTCAGTCTTTAATTCTTTCACTGCTTCTTCatgctgtttgtgatgtttttaaaagtttttacaTGGTCAGTAACATGAATGATAAATGGAAATGTCCAGTTTGTGATCAACATAAAGAAATAATGTTTCTGActcagctctgtctgttttaaatgtCCGTCAGATGGATGCAGCTTCATGAGATGTGtcattaaaacagcaacagttttccCTCAGAATTGTGTGAATGAGGTTGTTTCCAGTTTCTCAAAATTAGTCTGTCAAATAGTGACTTAGAAAAACTACAAATCACAATAGAAACAAATCATAAGAGACGTTTAAACGACGACTACAAAGTCCACAAACTAATTAATCTGAATTCATCAGCAGTTAAAACAACTAATTTCTCAGTGAAACTCTTTAAACCTCAACATTGATGGGCAGCCCAAACAAATTCAATGTATAGTTTCTCTCCTAAATACCATGAATAATCTGCTGAAATGTTACATTTCGTTATTATCTGTCACCTACTTCACACCATTCTCAGGGACATCATGCTCACGTGTGCATGATGTCACCAACATTGTTGGATGTCCAGGTTAGAGGTAAGATCGGTCCCAAtccagcccgacccgacccaggcccgcgagtattaaagcccgacccagcccgagcccgaccaattaacgtgatttgcaggcccgagcccgaagcaaacccgaaattttatattttatttgtgaggactcgggaggaggaggggtgatttatgataacaaattaaagcctgtcttttgtaacgaaatctaagttaaacaagactgtataaacatttacatattttatatttctgtgtctccAGAGGTTACATTAACCAACCGAGTTGACGGGAAAAATTCAAGGCCGTCCGTCATTTTGacgggttgaaaattgggccataaaccacagcagcagtacgtccttaagaatttagcgcggcactttaagagagagagagaggcagagagacaaagaagaacaatgacggatggataatagacagagacgcaagttttatcagcgcaagtttctgtagcattttcaacaatcaatttgaagcttttccacacctcactcttaccggtgcatgtttgccttttccattcccctgtctttagtttatccttcacttcttgctgctccatatcggggataccagcaggtcagatgtGGACTTTTGTGGAATTTTAAGAGGACGACGTTCACGtgcgcagagcatgctctggctctgcgcctcctgtttagccttctatgttttatccaaattatttattttataacaagtattccgtagtttagtatcgttttagtatacatttttataaacatatatttattaaaaaaaaaaaaaaaagtcagcgagagagaagcccgacccgacccgacccgaacgtaatgattgacattttatgCCCGATCTTACCTCTAGTCCAGGTTGTGGACAGGATGTGATTGCACCGACACGTTTCTCTTCCTGTAAACGCCACAAGATGGAGACGAAGttcatgttgtgttcacagcctggtcattttgaacactgaacattttattagggacacggggcaacgtcccgagtcacttattgttatcccgcgtgtttcttcttcttcttcttctgcttctgctcatttttcatcctcctccaaattttcgtcccttgAGTtgtcccgcagctttgagaaaaccctcgcaaattatatatcaaaacgtgcggtttgatcgggatcggtgtgctattacttttctttcgagctatgaccatctgaagaccatcaagtttctcaaaaaatgttcaaaatctctccccctagagtgggtgatgtcatcactcagagtgagacagccggtgagaaatcgcctgaaattgttttctaaaattgccgtaaaatccaaacggtgaataggagacacataattgttggatctttttgtagacaaacttgtcctctttcttgTGATGTCTttgaaaaagctgagagacttactgaatttaaatagtgagactttttgtgcagccagctccctccagctctccattgactccaatgtaaaaattcagagctgttttgtgagaaaagcagaaatgcctcctgtctttagatcgccataaaaagaaaagttgttgtctcaggaataaaacgagatgatattcggactcaggaaggtctcgggagtccgatgatctatagtacactctaataggaggtacggttctctcctGGGGGGATTTGTTTAGGAGGTGCgcagaacccaaatctcactgcatactgcctgctctctgcataCGGCCTGCTTTTTATCACtcaagttgtcatggcaacctctgagctgaacccacaggcacagctgagagcaattcattaatcagggactgactacctctgatatctgctgttttctcaaattgctgcctttttcaattgtccgctgcttcgccatactttctcctagagacttcattcaaactttaaaacgcAGATATTTTTGTTggctcgaacacacacacacacacacacacgcacgcacatacaggtaacttgattacagagatacacacacacagaagacttaatgtgattacagctcctcaatcattgctcagtgaaagatgatcatgtctatgttgacagagatggttcccccggcagtagccccccatgtccctttcaaaatttcccagagggaattttctagtttccACTTTCTGTTCCTGACTTATATGCACATGATAGTTTGCTGCACAGGCTGATCCATAGTGTCACCTCTTTGCagttgatttctgttttttctttaaatacttATCTGTCACAAAGATCTCATTGTGTTTGTCAGACAgaatttaaacatgtttttttgcatctttcCTTTTTCAGTCGTCCGTCTCTGCTTCTCTCGTTCTTCCCTTTTCTGATGGTGTTGGAGAAAAGCTCCACTCAGCGGTCCATTAAAATAAGGCAGATTGgacatgtgaatgtgtgtttgagtccaTTAAATCCAGTGGGAATCTGCAGCTCCCACTGCATTTTGCCAAAGTTCTGAAATGACACTTTTTCTTGTGTGGCTTGATGTGACTCTGCATCAAACAGGGCATCTGAAGGAACCTGATTTGATTTtatacatacacaaatatacagtagatTTTTAATattgatttgaatacatttgcatCACTTGGAACACAAGCATAttgaaagaaataatgaaaaagatgTGAAATCAAAActtctgctgatgaagacaacGCATGGACATAAAGCAAAATGTTTCCTATATACTGATTctgtttatgtgtttcttttattttagaaCATGAACTGGAACATATGAGGTTTGCATGAATCATTTGTATTTCATGTCAGCTGACAAAAGCTGATATAAATGTGGTATTATTGTGCATCAGGTGATTCCATGTGGGTGGCCTGTATCTGCATTgagtgacagacaaaaaaataaaaattaaattaattgatATACCACTGCCACCCCACCTGCAGTTTCAAAACAGCTGCCTCAGTCCTGTCTGTTGGCcgttctgcctctctgtcctcccttcGGCTGTATTCCCACTTCCCGTCTGCTCCTGCTTTTCCATTCACCATCCATCCACCAGATGTCCTCAGACACTTCCACCTGTCACCTGACTCTCACGTCCACTTGCTTTCCTATTTCCGATTTCTCTCATCAGCATCGTCATCAATGTTGCTCGATGCCTTTGTTTCCCACAACTCACCAGCTCTGACCCCTGAACCCTGAACCCTGGCACCTGTATGCTGTGCCTGCCCTTTTTTCTTACCCAGTTCCTGTTTTGGACTCTTGTGACTTCTGTTTGGATTTCCTACCCATTCCAGTAACTTATATATCTTCACCCTTTCAATAAATCACTGAACTGCTCCTGTCTGCCTGAACCGTCTGGATTTCCATTCCCTGTTGCCCCTGTGGCCTTCTACTTGCTCCTGGACTGATTCTACTCAAATGGGAAAAGACATCACCCAGCTCGTAAATGCTGGGTGGAGGCTGAGCAGCTATTCTTCTTCTCAACCCAAAATCTCTCAGATCTCCATTAATATCACTGAGTTatttcccctcttcttcctgtgaggtaatgtgtgtctgtggaggacAGCTGTGAGCTCGGGCTGATGTTGGTTGGTTGTTGGAGGATGAACATATTTGAATAATACTTCATGGTGACTTATGGGGATTAGAAAGCTgcattttcatcattcattcttaATTTGGTCTCTCGTTTTGCCACTTTGCTGGTCACAAAGCTGTAAACAGAAGTgttgttaccatggttacctgCAGTTTAATTTACCTCGTGCACTTATTTAAAAGGGCAGTTAAACTGATGACCTAAACTGTGTCAGACAATCAGACACATGTGCTTTCTGTTGTTATGGTGTTACTGCCATATCTCAGCCAGAAGATGTCTTCCACTTCATGAGATGTTTAAACACTGTGAGAAATGCAATCAGGGAAATaacacaagcatacacacacatcttcataTTCAAACCACACTGGTTTTCCGTACTGGGAGGTCAGGTAGAGCTCAGGTATGCTGGCAGTGTGCTAGCATACCTGAGCTCTCAAGGCATCAAGGCTTCTGGGCCACATCAATATTATAGCACACGGGACTGAAGAGCAGCCAGTCAAATATTCATTCAtcacccctcctctctttctctttctacaGCGCTGGTTCTCTCCAGCCGGCCtgtaacacactgaaacacacactctgttcacATCTGAGCCCTGAGCGTACAGGCTTTGCTGGTGTTGTCAGTCATTCAGAGCTCCTGGGGGAGAGCCTGGGTTAAGTGTTACATGGAGTGAGAGCTCCATTTGGGGTCAAATGCAGAACAAAGACTCCAGAACGCTGAGGAAAGGCTGGCTGGTTCTGCTGTTggagctcacacacatacagtgacgTCTGTTCTTTCCTGGCTTCATTGAAGGTACTTTAATATCATGACATTtaaatctgaaaagtaactattAACTATCACTGCCAGGTAAATGTAATACACTAAAAGGTACTTTCCCAATTTACTGGACAAGAACTGGAAAGTAGCatgaaatacaaatattaagtaaaaatatctcaaatgagtacaaatacagtacttgaataaGAATAAGTGGAATAAGAACAGATTCAGTGTTTAGCTGTTAGTGTTTGCAGGTATTTCTCATTGAAGatcaagtgaaaaagaaatgatcGTCAGGACTGTTACCACAATTGAATTGTTGAccctgtacagaaaaaaaacaagcagaaatcaCAAAGAAGTACATATTCCTAAGTtcagacaataaaacaaaactgtcacaCAAAGTCCAAGACAATGAGAGCTGTAATCAGCAATAAACAGGAGAGCTGAATGGAAAAGCTCCAAACAGCTTTAGTTTCAATCTGCTTGTTATAAATCAGATGGCTAGATTGATGACCATCAATGATTAACTAATGAAAGAGGCTGGTGAAATCAAAGCTCAGTTCTCACACTGTTGAACAGAACCACCACACCGGCACACTGTGGGAGATCTCTGTCGAACACTGTACGTTCAGAGGACTGAAAGATTTAAACTGGAGGGAAACAAAACTTGGTGAGTCTTTCAATTCCGGAAACAAgtcagaacaaaagaaaatggcTGAGAAAATCTTTGTTCTCGAAAGGTTCCTGAGTTGCCATGTGTGTTCAGAGACATTCACTGATCCTGTATCTCTGAGCTGCAACCACAGCTTCTGTTCAAGCTGCCTGCAAAAATTCTGGGacaaagctggaaacaaaaACTGTCCCATCTGTAAAAGAAAGTCCTCAAAAGAAGATCCAGATGTGAACTTTGCACTGAAGGAACTGGCTGACGTCTTTGcggagagacagaaagctgaatcatctgagacagaaaaaggagagaagaaggtggaggtgatgTGTAGTAAACACCAAGAAGAGCCTAAATTGTTCTGTGAGGACGAGCAGAGAgctgtgtgtcctgtctgtgAGTTTTCTCTGCACCAGAGTCACAAGCTGGTTCCTGTAGAACAAGCAGTCAGTGACCTGAAGGACCAGCTGAAATCTGACTTAAAGTCTCTGCAGGACAAGAGGGACAAATACAAACAAGTGGAGGAAACATACAATGAAGTGATTCAACACTCAAAGAAGCAGCTGTTGTCCACAGAGAAGCAGATCAGAGCAGAGTTCAACAAGCTCCACCAGTtcctgagagaggaagaggagtccaGACTGGCAgctctgagggaggaagaggagcagaaggggTGGACTgtgagcagagagatgaagaagattCAGCAGCAGATCTGCTCTCTGTCAGACAGTATCTGTGCTGTTGAAGAagacctgcagaaacacaacgTGCCATTCCTCAGCAGTTATAAAGCCACTCAGACCAGAGCCAGAGTCCAGTGCTCCCTGTCAGAtccacagctgctctcaggAGCTCTGATAGATGTGGCCAAACACCTGGGCAACCTGTCCTTCACAGTCTGGGAGAAGATGAAGGACAAGGTCCACTTCAGTCCTGTCATTCTGGACCCAAACACTGGAAGCCCCTGGCTCTATCTGTCTGATGATCTGACCAGTGTGAGATGTGgagacacaaagcagcagcttcctgataATCCAGAGAGAAGCACTAATTATGGCAATGTTCTGGGCTCTGAGGGCTTCAGCTCagggaaacacagctgggaggtggaggtgggagaCCATCCTGAGTGGAATGTGGGTTTGGCTAAAGAGTCAGTTGACaggaaggggaagaggaaggCTTTACCAGAATATGGAGTCTGGTGTTTATCGCATCGCAGTGGAAAATACACTGATGTTGTTGGTGAGACtgtcagagtgaagaagagtctccagaggatcagagtccAGCTGGACTATGACAGAGGGGAGGTGTCCTTCTACGACCATGAAGACATGACTCACATCtacactcacagagacactttCACTGAGAAACTCTTCCCATATTTTTATATTGGAGAAGCTGGTGATACTAAAACTGCTGACATCAAAATCTGTCaaactgatgtttctgtgtgatgATCAGGGATTAAACTTTcaacttttgctgttttgtgtatcaaccaaacactgaaactgtgttttatCATCTGATCTTTCATGCAGGAACAAATCTAATATGATTTTTTGATTATAGCTGATTAACCTGGTTAACAGCATGTTGTGTTGAAGCAGACCACAATACAACATGAACTGTGTCCCCTAatctgtttccagctgtgtgaTTCTGTCACTTTTATCATCATCAGACATCAGTTTTCATTGTCTGGATCTTCTGATCAGTTATAAACTTGattgttgtttcttcttttgttcttcagCAGAATTCATTTGTAGTCAAGTGAGTCTGCTGTCTGAAATGAATGATGCaaacttgttttaattttctgtaaaaacataaaatcatgaacttcatctgaaaataatttttgGAACATCTTTAACCACAaagtattttttcatatttcctttgTCAAAATGTGTTCATGGAGGGAACTCGTACTTCtacttgtttgtgttgttttgtaaatACTCTGACTGCACTGAAACTGCTTTATTAGCTTTTAGACGTAGATTTAGTGTGCAGGTTTAATCAGCTCTTAGAATAAAGTTGAATCCAGAAGAAAATGTTGCGACAAAATgctgaaactgttttatttgagtCTGATTTTGACTCAGTCTTTAATTCTTTCACTGCTTCTTCatgctgtttgtgatgtttttaaagtttttacaTGGTCAGTAACATGAATGATAAATGGAAATGTCCAGTTTGTGATCAACATAAAGAAATAATGTTTCTGActcagctctgtctgttttaaatgtCCGTCAGATGGATGCAGCTTCATGAGATGTGtcattaaaacagcaacagttttccTTCAGAATTGTGTGAATGAGGTTGTTTCCAGTTTCTCAACATTCGTCTGACAAATAGTGACTTAGAAAAACTACAAAtcacaataaatacaaattataAGAGACATTTAAACGAcgactacaacaacaacaacaaagtccAATAGCTAATTAATCTGAATCATCAGCAGTTAAAACAACTAATTTCTCAGTGAAACTCTTTAAACCTCAACATTGATGGGCAGCCCAAACAAATTCAATGTATAGTTTCTCTCCTAAATAACATGAATAATTAAccaactttatttaaagcaaAGTGAATCAACCTCAGACACCCTGATAGCTGAAAACATGAGGAATAAAACACTGCCTGTTGGAGAAGAGCTGCATTGATCCTCACACTGCTCTGTGCTCTCAGAAATGCTTCAACTGTTACGTTTCGTTATTATCTGTAACCTACTTCACACCATTCTCAGGGACATCATGCTCACGTCTGCATGACGTCATCAACATTATTAGATGTCCAGGTTGTGGACAGGATGTGATTGCACCGACACGTTTCTCTTCCTGTAAACGCCACAAGATGAAGACAAAGttcatgttgtgttcacagcctGGTCATTTTGAACActtaacattttatttccacttcaaaagtatttgcccccttcctgatttctgtgttttttgcatatttatcactcgcaaaggtttcagttcatcaaaccaattttaatatcacacagagacaacccaaggatatataaaatgcagtttctaaatgatgatttaGTTTACCAAggtttacccccccccccccccccccccccccccccctttgaCCAAATAAGATTACTCCAAGAGTGTGACAACAACTCATCCAGGAGGTCACAAAAGAACctagaaaaacatccaaagaaCTGCAGGCCTGGACAACTTACTGTGATTGACGGAAAAATGAATTCTCCTGTTTATCAGAAGATCCTGAAGGAGAACGTCCGGCCATCAGTTTGTGCCCTCAAACTGAAGCGCTCTTGAATCATGCAGTAGGACAACgatcctaaacacaccagcaagtccacctctgaatggctcaaaaacaaa
The DNA window shown above is from Chelmon rostratus isolate fCheRos1 chromosome 5, fCheRos1.pri, whole genome shotgun sequence and carries:
- the LOC121606647 gene encoding nuclear factor 7, brain-like, whose translation is MAEKTALVESFLSCHVCSETFTDPVSLSCNHSFCSSCLQKFWEQAGNTNCPICKRKSSKEHPDVNFILKELADVFAGRQKAESSETEKGEKKVEVMCSKHQEEPKLFCEDEQRAVCPVCEFSLHQSHKVVPVEQAVSDLKDQLKSDLKSLQDKRDKYKQVEKTYNEVIQHSKKQLLSTEKQIRAEFNKLHQFLREEEESRLAALREEEEQKEWTVSREMKKIQQQICSLSDSICAVEEDLQKHNVPFLSSYKATQTRARVQCSLSDPQLLSGALIDVAKHLGNLSFTVWEKMKDKVHFSPVILDPNTGSPWLYLSDDLTSVRRGDTEQQLPDNPERYTNHSSVLGSEGFSSGKHSWEVEVGDHPGWNVGLAKESVDRKGEVYALPKYGIWCFLHRSGKYINGLCETVRVKKSLQRIRVQLDYDRGEVSFNDPEDMTHIYTHRDTFTEKLFPYFSIGAAGDAKTADIKICQTDVSVMIRD
- the LOC121606964 gene encoding nuclear factor 7, brain-like, translating into MAEKIFVLERFLSCHVCSETFTDPVSLSCNHSFCSSCLQKFWDKAGNKNCPICKRKSSKEDPDVNFALKELADVFAERQKAESSETEKGEKKVEVMCSKHQEEPKLFCEDEQRAVCPVCEFSLHQSHKLVPVEQAVSDLKDQLKSDLKSLQDKRDKYKQVEETYNEVIQHSKKQLLSTEKQIRAEFNKLHQFLREEEESRLAALREEEEQKGWTVSREMKKIQQQICSLSDSICAVEEDLQKHNVPFLSSYKATQTRARVQCSLSDPQLLSGALIDVAKHLGNLSFTVWEKMKDKVHFSPVILDPNTGSPWLYLSDDLTSVRCGDTKQQLPDNPERSTNYGNVLGSEGFSSGKHSWEVEVGDHPEWNVGLAKESVDRKGKRKALPEYGVWCLSHRSGKYTDVVGETVRVKKSLQRIRVQLDYDRGEVSFYDHEDMTHIYTHRDTFTEKLFPYFYIGEAGDTKTADIKICQTDVSV